A DNA window from Vagococcus penaei contains the following coding sequences:
- the gyrA gene encoding DNA gyrase subunit A: MSEELRSNIQDVNLTEEMQTSFIDYAMSVIVSRALPDVRDGLKPVHRRILYGMNEMGVTPDKAHKKSARIVGDVMGKYHPHGDSAIYESMVRMAQPFSYRQMLVDGHGNFGSVDGDGAAAMRYTEARMSKIAVEMLRDINKNTVDFQNNYDETEREPAVLPARFPNLLVNGTTGIAVGMATNIPPHNLGEVVDAIQLLMANREVTTAELMEVLPGPDFPTGALVMGKSGIRKAYETGKGKIIVRAKVEIEEKANGKERIIVTEIPYMVNKAKLVERIAELHREKRVEGITQLRDESSRKGMRIVIDIRRDVSATVVLNNLYKLTSLQTSFGFNMLAIVNGIPQVLSLKSILEHYLAHQEEVIVRRTEFDKAKAEARAHILEGLRIALDHIDEIIRIIRSSKADDIAKQALIETFKLSDRQAQAILDMRLRRLTGLEREKIENEYQELLAFIEDMADILANHQRVLEIISTELDEIKRKYSDARRTELLVGELLSLEDEDLIEEEDVVITLTNNGYIKRMASSEFRTQHRGGRGVQGMGVHDDDFVENLVSCSTHDSLLFFTDTGKVYRAKGYEIPEYGRTAKGIPIINLLGIDSSENIEAIINIAGKAEADEYLFFTTKLGTVKRTSVKEFANIRTNGLKAIGLKEGDSLINVALTNGEQTMIIGTHKGYSVTFNEQAVRAMGRTAAGVRGIRLREDDYVIGMDLLSPDSEVLIITENGYGKRTAAKEYPIKGRGGKGIKTANVTAKNGPLAGLTTVTGEEDILLVTNRGVIIRFGVESVSQTGRSTQGVRLIRLEEDAIVSTMAKVDPEEIEEVIEEIDTLIVTDEQISDTENELTTTDSTEE; the protein is encoded by the coding sequence ATGTCTGAGGAACTAAGAAGTAATATACAAGATGTCAATTTGACTGAAGAAATGCAGACATCGTTTATTGACTATGCAATGAGTGTTATCGTGTCTCGTGCATTGCCCGATGTTAGAGATGGCTTGAAGCCTGTTCACCGCCGTATTTTATATGGGATGAACGAGATGGGTGTAACACCTGATAAAGCCCATAAAAAATCAGCCCGGATTGTTGGGGATGTCATGGGTAAGTATCATCCCCATGGTGATAGTGCAATCTATGAATCAATGGTCCGAATGGCGCAACCATTTAGTTACCGTCAAATGCTTGTCGATGGCCACGGAAACTTTGGCTCAGTCGATGGTGATGGTGCAGCTGCGATGCGTTATACCGAAGCTCGTATGAGTAAAATTGCCGTTGAAATGTTACGTGATATTAATAAAAATACGGTTGATTTTCAAAATAACTATGATGAAACAGAACGTGAACCCGCTGTTTTACCTGCTCGTTTTCCAAACTTACTAGTTAATGGAACAACAGGTATTGCAGTTGGGATGGCGACTAATATTCCACCTCATAATTTGGGTGAAGTGGTAGATGCAATTCAGTTATTAATGGCAAATCGTGAGGTGACGACTGCTGAATTAATGGAAGTTTTACCTGGACCAGATTTTCCAACTGGTGCATTAGTGATGGGAAAATCGGGGATTCGTAAAGCTTATGAAACCGGTAAAGGTAAAATTATTGTTCGGGCAAAAGTTGAAATTGAAGAAAAAGCTAATGGTAAAGAACGTATTATTGTCACAGAAATTCCTTACATGGTCAATAAAGCCAAATTGGTAGAGCGAATTGCTGAATTACACCGTGAAAAACGTGTGGAAGGCATTACGCAATTACGTGATGAATCGTCACGTAAAGGGATGCGGATTGTAATTGATATTCGTCGAGATGTTAGTGCAACTGTCGTTTTAAATAATCTGTATAAATTAACGTCACTACAAACAAGTTTTGGTTTTAATATGTTGGCGATTGTGAATGGTATTCCTCAAGTGTTGAGCTTAAAATCAATTTTAGAACACTATTTAGCTCACCAAGAAGAAGTGATTGTTCGGCGAACAGAATTTGATAAAGCAAAAGCAGAGGCCCGTGCTCATATTCTAGAAGGCTTGCGGATTGCATTAGATCATATTGATGAGATTATTCGAATTATTCGTTCTTCAAAAGCAGATGATATTGCGAAACAAGCATTGATTGAGACATTTAAATTATCTGACCGTCAAGCACAAGCTATTTTAGATATGCGTTTACGCCGTTTAACTGGTTTGGAGCGTGAGAAAATTGAAAATGAATACCAAGAACTATTGGCATTCATTGAAGACATGGCCGATATTTTAGCGAACCATCAGCGTGTATTAGAAATTATCAGCACGGAGTTAGACGAAATTAAGCGTAAATATAGTGATGCTCGTCGTACTGAATTATTAGTAGGTGAGTTATTAAGTCTTGAAGACGAAGATTTAATCGAAGAAGAAGATGTCGTCATTACTTTGACAAATAATGGTTATATCAAGCGAATGGCTAGTTCAGAATTTAGAACACAGCACCGTGGCGGTCGTGGTGTCCAAGGTATGGGCGTTCATGATGATGATTTTGTTGAAAATCTGGTATCATGTTCAACTCACGATAGTCTATTATTCTTTACTGATACTGGAAAAGTTTATCGAGCAAAAGGGTACGAAATTCCAGAATATGGTCGGACAGCGAAAGGCATTCCAATTATTAATTTATTGGGAATTGATTCGTCAGAAAATATTGAAGCGATTATTAACATTGCTGGTAAAGCTGAAGCAGATGAATACTTGTTCTTTACGACAAAACTTGGAACAGTTAAACGGACATCGGTGAAGGAATTTGCTAATATTCGTACTAATGGACTAAAAGCAATTGGCCTAAAAGAAGGCGACTCACTAATTAATGTCGCGTTAACTAATGGTGAACAGACAATGATTATTGGAACGCATAAAGGCTACTCTGTCACGTTCAATGAACAAGCAGTTCGTGCAATGGGCCGGACGGCAGCCGGTGTGCGAGGTATTCGTTTAAGAGAAGATGATTATGTGATTGGTATGGATTTACTATCACCTGATAGTGAAGTCCTAATTATCACTGAAAATGGTTATGGTAAACGAACGGCTGCGAAAGAATACCCAATCAAAGGTCGTGGTGGTAAAGGAATTAAAACAGCGAACGTTACTGCTAAAAATGGTCCTTTAGCTGGTTTAACCACTGTAACTGGTGAGGAAGATATTTTATTAGTGACGAACCGTGGCGTCATTATTCGTTTTGGTGTTGAATCAGTCTCACAAACTGGTCGCTCGACACAAGGTGTCCGTCTTATTCGTTTAGAAGAAGATGCGATTGTTTCCACAATGGCTAAAGTAGATCCAGAAGAAATTGAAGAAGTCATTGAAGAAATAGATACGCTGATTGTAACCGATGAACAAATAAGTGATACAGAAAATGAGCTAACGACAACTGACTCAACTGAGGAATAA
- a CDS encoding AAA family ATPase codes for MGLIVIIGAQASGKMTVGKELANQIPGKLLFNHQTLDLFANYLGYTPVAFKLSDQTRKELFKAFVANPEQNVTEQIIFTVVIDFNERTDVAFLSDITQIFRQAQQDVYFVELITELEERMKRNVHPDRLQAKPSKRDIDFSMNELLMTAKNNRLESNPGEVEQLFPDIPYCRILNTNLSPNDVCQVIINQFQLGN; via the coding sequence ATGGGACTAATCGTAATTATTGGTGCTCAAGCATCTGGAAAAATGACTGTCGGAAAAGAATTAGCAAATCAAATTCCTGGAAAATTATTATTTAATCATCAAACCCTCGATTTGTTTGCAAATTATTTAGGGTATACACCTGTTGCTTTTAAATTGTCTGATCAGACACGAAAAGAGTTATTTAAAGCCTTTGTGGCTAATCCTGAACAGAATGTAACGGAACAGATTATTTTTACGGTAGTGATTGATTTCAATGAACGAACGGATGTGGCTTTTTTGTCAGATATAACGCAAATTTTTAGACAAGCACAACAAGACGTGTATTTTGTTGAACTAATTACTGAATTAGAGGAGCGTATGAAACGCAATGTACATCCTGATAGATTACAAGCCAAACCATCCAAAAGAGACATTGACTTTTCAATGAATGAATTACTTATGACGGCTAAAAATAATCGCTTAGAAAGTAACCCTGGTGAAGTCGAACAATTATTTCCTGATATTCCTTATTGTCGGATACTTAATACTAATTTATCACCGAATGACGTTTGCCAAGTAATAATCAATCAGTTTCAGTTAGGCAACTGA
- a CDS encoding SDR family oxidoreductase yields MTEPKLIDPRTLYYTEDYPLQDQGKPALQDKMTPKPDCGETTYKGANELENRRVLITGGDSGIGRAVAIAYAREGADVAIQFIPGEEKDAEEVAHYIREAGRKALLLPYDLRDDDSPKEMVEKTVNEFGGLDTLVLNAAQQISQTDDDAFSVQQVKDTFMINIISMFTLVDAATAYLPAGGAIVTTTSIQATNPSPHVLDYAATKAAISNFTVGLAKRLIPKGIRVNGVAPGPFWTPLQLDHGQPESAIPVFGQDSLMGRSGQPVELAPVYVFLASNKASYVTAQIYGVTGGEAINP; encoded by the coding sequence ATGACAGAACCAAAATTGATTGATCCTAGAACATTGTATTATACAGAGGACTATCCTCTTCAAGATCAAGGCAAGCCTGCTCTGCAAGACAAGATGACCCCTAAACCTGATTGTGGCGAAACTACTTATAAAGGTGCGAATGAACTTGAAAATCGTCGTGTATTAATTACTGGTGGTGATTCTGGTATCGGTCGTGCGGTGGCAATTGCCTATGCTCGTGAGGGTGCGGATGTTGCCATCCAATTTATTCCTGGCGAAGAGAAAGATGCGGAAGAAGTTGCTCATTATATCCGAGAGGCTGGTCGCAAAGCGCTATTACTTCCTTATGATTTGCGAGATGATGACTCACCAAAAGAAATGGTTGAAAAAACCGTAAATGAATTTGGTGGTTTGGACACACTTGTACTTAATGCCGCACAACAAATTTCGCAAACAGATGATGACGCATTTTCTGTCCAACAAGTGAAAGATACGTTTATGATTAATATTATCTCTATGTTTACTTTAGTTGATGCTGCGACAGCTTATTTACCTGCTGGTGGTGCGATTGTGACTACAACATCTATTCAAGCAACTAATCCTAGTCCACATGTGTTAGATTATGCGGCCACAAAAGCTGCCATTTCAAACTTTACTGTTGGTTTGGCGAAACGCCTTATACCTAAAGGCATCCGAGTGAACGGTGTTGCACCTGGTCCATTTTGGACTCCGTTACAACTTGATCATGGACAACCAGAATCCGCTATACCAGTTTTTGGTCAAGATAGCTTAATGGGTCGTTCTGGTCAACCAGTTGAGTTGGCTCCTGTTTATGTTTTCTTGGCTTCTAACAAAGCAAGCTATGTCACAGCTCAAATTTATGGTGTGACTGGCGGCGAAGCAATTAACCCTTAG
- a CDS encoding class I SAM-dependent DNA methyltransferase: MFIEYGELSTRLYDLTKPVGFSINGDLEYYYQYLEQLTGTILEAGVGTGRLMIPYLEKGLDIEGVDLSSAMLAQCEKNMALHHVKGTLYQGDLTKLALKKRYEAIIMPTGSLCLIPNHLILDILTSFYEHLEASGTLIVDLELPTWFNEQEVSISNYPLTDTEGLLFTSTAQNMDWHQQKVSYVHRYELVSNGQVTQTELSHFTLYWYGIQEFISLLEKAGFTSVTYEAGYGKNTQDSLITFFATKPDNSTVN, from the coding sequence ATGTTTATCGAATATGGTGAACTGAGTACTAGACTATATGATTTAACTAAGCCCGTTGGTTTTTCAATTAATGGTGATTTAGAGTATTATTACCAATATTTAGAGCAACTGACAGGTACTATTTTAGAAGCAGGTGTGGGAACAGGGCGTCTGATGATTCCATATTTAGAAAAGGGATTAGATATTGAAGGGGTTGATTTATCCTCTGCAATGCTCGCTCAGTGCGAAAAAAATATGGCTCTTCATCACGTTAAAGGAACGCTTTACCAAGGGGATTTGACGAAATTAGCCCTAAAAAAACGGTATGAAGCAATTATCATGCCAACAGGAAGTCTGTGTCTCATTCCTAATCATTTGATTCTTGATATTCTGACGTCTTTTTACGAACACTTAGAAGCAAGTGGTACTCTCATTGTAGATTTAGAACTACCAACCTGGTTTAATGAACAAGAAGTAAGTATTAGTAACTATCCTTTGACAGATACTGAAGGTCTTTTATTTACGAGTACTGCTCAAAATATGGACTGGCATCAACAAAAAGTTTCTTATGTTCATCGTTATGAATTGGTCTCTAACGGACAGGTAACACAAACAGAATTGTCGCATTTTACATTATACTGGTATGGTATTCAGGAATTTATCTCCTTGTTAGAAAAGGCTGGCTTTACCTCGGTTACTTATGAAGCTGGTTATGGTAAAAATACACAGGATTCACTTATCACATTTTTTGCTACTAAACCAGATAATTCAACCGTAAACTAA
- a CDS encoding DUF3329 domain-containing protein yields the protein MNNKKDKIFFWGILILFFFLLLLLNNLTFFTSDDYIYHYVYKEPFPTEHLEKISGWQSIIRSKIRHYTVWNGRFVAHSILQFFMQFNKAIFNIFNSLAFLAVAILILGITKSTNRLKNKNLLTLQILLLLWLFIPEFGKTVLWMSGSANYLWTSLIYLGFLLFNLQSYQTNLLTLTVSIILGFLSGATNENSGPTIIIIAILLLFWSLLNNKKISVWRITGILSSSLGFMLMMKSPGSLKRGAMDITPEILIQHFKMITQLTLSQFIYLYIMIISLIIYLVLTKKMKKTNIYYLTILLIGYFSSIYSLILSPEVPLRTLFISSMLLIIILAYLLNMCYQIIKLQLFGTFLILLVSGFIYFKAFSDIAINTREVNQQLNILKKSSPNDSVVLKRLTPSKSLYNPYNGTANLHPSKNAWFNVWMAKYFGVKSIVGD from the coding sequence ATGAATAATAAAAAAGATAAAATATTTTTTTGGGGAATACTCATACTATTCTTTTTTTTACTATTATTATTGAACAATCTAACATTTTTTACGTCTGATGACTACATCTATCATTATGTTTATAAAGAACCATTTCCCACAGAACATCTTGAAAAAATCAGTGGCTGGCAGTCAATTATTCGGTCAAAAATAAGACATTATACCGTGTGGAATGGTCGATTTGTCGCTCATTCTATACTCCAATTTTTTATGCAATTTAATAAAGCTATATTTAATATTTTTAATAGTCTAGCATTTTTAGCAGTAGCAATTCTTATTTTAGGTATCACCAAATCAACAAATAGATTAAAGAATAAAAATTTATTAACTTTACAAATACTTTTATTATTATGGTTGTTTATTCCTGAATTTGGTAAAACAGTACTTTGGATGTCAGGTTCAGCAAATTATTTGTGGACATCGTTAATATACCTTGGATTCCTTTTATTTAATCTACAAAGCTATCAAACGAATCTACTAACTTTAACTGTGTCCATTATTTTAGGTTTTTTATCGGGAGCAACTAACGAAAATAGTGGACCAACAATTATAATAATAGCCATCTTATTACTATTTTGGAGTTTATTAAATAATAAAAAAATTAGTGTGTGGAGAATAACAGGCATACTGTCATCAAGTTTGGGTTTTATGTTAATGATGAAGTCCCCAGGTTCACTGAAACGTGGGGCCATGGACATTACACCAGAAATTTTAATACAACATTTTAAGATGATCACTCAACTCACATTGTCGCAATTTATCTATCTATATATCATGATTATTAGTTTAATTATCTACTTGGTCCTTACTAAAAAAATGAAGAAAACTAATATCTATTATCTAACGATATTGCTAATTGGTTATTTTTCTTCAATTTATAGCTTAATATTGTCTCCTGAAGTTCCTCTAAGGACTTTATTTATATCGTCAATGTTACTAATCATCATTTTAGCTTACTTACTAAATATGTGCTATCAAATAATTAAATTACAGCTTTTTGGTACTTTTTTAATACTCTTAGTATCAGGCTTTATTTACTTTAAGGCTTTCTCAGATATTGCAATCAATACTAGAGAAGTCAATCAACAACTAAACATTTTAAAAAAATCTAGTCCGAACGATTCGGTTGTCTTAAAAAGATTGACACCCTCTAAATCACTATATAATCCATACAATGGAACAGCAAATCTACATCCTTCTAAAAATGCCTGGTTTAATGTATGGATGGCAAAATATTTTGGTGTTAAGTCAATAGTCGGTGACTGA
- the rpsF gene encoding 30S ribosomal protein S6 → MNQAVNYEIMYIIRPNIEEEAKGALVDRFNTILKDNGAEVLESKQWEKRRLAYEIKDFHEGIYHIVKVSSTNADAINEFDRLAKINADILRHMVVREEN, encoded by the coding sequence ATGAATCAGGCAGTTAATTACGAAATTATGTACATTATTCGTCCTAACATTGAAGAAGAAGCAAAAGGTGCTCTTGTAGATCGTTTTAATACTATCTTGAAAGACAATGGAGCTGAAGTTTTAGAATCTAAACAATGGGAAAAACGTCGTTTAGCTTATGAAATTAAAGACTTCCATGAAGGCATTTACCATATTGTAAAAGTTTCTTCAACAAATGCTGACGCGATTAATGAATTTGATCGTCTTGCTAAAATCAATGCTGACATTTTACGTCACATGGTTGTTAGAGAAGAAAACTAA
- the ssb gene encoding single-stranded DNA-binding protein, with protein sequence MINNVVLVGRLTKDPDLRFTSNGSAVASFTLAVNRNFTNHSGEREADFINCVIWRKPAETLANYARKGTLLGVVGRIQTRNYENQQGQRVYVTEVVCENFQLLESKNASEKRQQHSGDFNSNFSQDQNNQSFEQPSFSSKNDMPNFDRNSDPFEGSSQKIDISDDDLPF encoded by the coding sequence ATGATTAATAATGTGGTGTTAGTCGGAAGACTTACTAAAGATCCAGATTTACGTTTTACGTCAAATGGATCAGCTGTTGCCTCGTTTACTTTGGCAGTTAACCGTAATTTCACTAATCATAGTGGAGAACGCGAAGCTGACTTTATTAATTGTGTTATCTGGAGAAAACCTGCTGAAACACTTGCTAATTATGCTCGTAAGGGTACTTTATTAGGTGTGGTTGGTCGGATTCAAACCAGAAATTATGAAAATCAACAAGGTCAACGTGTTTATGTGACAGAAGTAGTATGCGAAAACTTCCAATTATTAGAGTCTAAAAATGCGTCTGAAAAAAGACAGCAACATAGTGGCGATTTTAATAGTAATTTTTCTCAAGACCAAAATAATCAATCATTTGAACAACCTTCATTTTCAAGTAAAAATGACATGCCGAATTTTGATCGAAATAGTGATCCTTTTGAAGGTTCTTCACAAAAGATTGATATCTCGGATGACGATTTACCATTCTAA
- the rpsR gene encoding 30S ribosomal protein S18, producing MAAQQRRGGKKRRKVCYFTSNHIEHIDYKDVDLLQRFVSERGKILPRRVTGTSAKYQRPLTIAIKRARIMGLLPFVGEEA from the coding sequence ATGGCAGCTCAACAAAGAAGAGGCGGAAAAAAACGTCGTAAAGTATGTTACTTCACATCAAATCATATCGAACATATCGATTACAAAGATGTTGATTTATTACAAAGATTTGTTTCTGAACGTGGCAAAATTTTACCACGTCGTGTAACAGGTACAAGCGCTAAATATCAACGACCATTAACTATCGCTATTAAACGCGCTAGAATTATGGGATTATTACCATTCGTTGGTGAAGAAGCATAA
- the rplI gene encoding 50S ribosomal protein L9, whose protein sequence is MKVIFLQDVKGKGKKGEVKDVAVGYAQNFLLKKGLAKEATPQALSELKGKNKAKEKEEAELLAESEQLKEIIEKEGFEVVLKSKAGEDGRLFGSIPSKQIADALEKQHKIKVDKRKMELNQPIKALGYTNVPIKLHKQVTAKLRVHVVTE, encoded by the coding sequence ATGAAAGTTATTTTCTTACAAGATGTTAAAGGCAAAGGTAAAAAAGGTGAAGTGAAGGATGTTGCAGTTGGGTATGCCCAAAACTTTTTATTAAAAAAAGGCTTAGCTAAAGAAGCAACACCGCAAGCATTAAGTGAATTAAAAGGGAAAAATAAAGCTAAAGAAAAAGAAGAAGCTGAATTACTTGCTGAATCAGAGCAACTTAAAGAAATTATTGAAAAAGAAGGTTTTGAAGTTGTTTTAAAATCAAAAGCTGGCGAAGATGGTCGTTTGTTTGGTTCAATTCCGTCAAAACAAATTGCTGATGCATTAGAAAAACAACACAAAATTAAAGTAGATAAACGTAAAATGGAATTAAATCAACCAATTAAAGCATTAGGTTATACGAATGTACCAATCAAATTACATAAACAAGTAACAGCGAAGTTACGTGTACATGTCGTAACAGAATAA
- the dnaB gene encoding replicative DNA helicase produces the protein MEMIQQDRIPPQSVEAEQAVLGSVFLNSDAIIEAMEYIDAQDFYRRAHQLIFQTMVELNNKNEPIDVITIKDELEQKGLMEDIGGLSYLSELTVNVPTAANVGYYAKIVEQKALLRKLIQTATEIVTSGFEQGDDVESILDDAERRILEVSEKRNRSGFLAISDVLGESISQIEKLAQQGDTITGLPTGYHALDKMTAGLQPEELIILAARPAVGKTAFALNIAQNVGTKTDKSVAIFSLEMSAESLVNRMLCSEGLVDASHLKTGQLTDEEWDNLIIAMGSLSRASIFIDDTPGIKISEIRAKCRKLAQEQGNLGLILIDYLQLIEGTGRENRQQEVSEISRQLKKLSKELHVPVIALSQLSRGVEQRQDKRPVLSDIRESGSIEQDADIVAFLYRDDYYQREGDDEDGDNQAPNNVIEVIIEKNRSGARGTVELLFVKEYNKFSSLSTREEY, from the coding sequence ATGGAAATGATTCAACAAGATCGAATACCACCTCAAAGTGTCGAGGCTGAACAAGCCGTATTAGGCTCAGTTTTTCTAAATTCAGATGCCATTATTGAAGCGATGGAGTATATTGATGCGCAAGATTTTTATCGACGTGCACACCAACTGATTTTTCAAACGATGGTTGAATTAAATAATAAGAATGAGCCAATTGATGTTATAACAATTAAGGATGAACTTGAGCAAAAAGGCTTGATGGAAGATATTGGTGGACTCAGTTACTTATCAGAATTAACAGTAAATGTCCCGACAGCTGCTAATGTTGGCTATTACGCTAAAATTGTTGAACAAAAAGCACTACTACGCAAGTTGATCCAAACGGCTACAGAGATTGTCACAAGTGGTTTCGAGCAAGGGGACGATGTTGAGTCTATTTTAGATGATGCTGAACGTCGCATTTTAGAAGTCTCGGAAAAACGTAATCGAAGTGGATTTTTAGCTATTTCGGATGTATTAGGTGAATCGATTAGTCAAATCGAGAAGTTGGCCCAACAAGGTGATACAATTACCGGTTTACCAACTGGTTATCATGCCTTAGATAAGATGACTGCTGGTTTACAGCCAGAAGAGTTAATTATCTTAGCTGCACGTCCAGCTGTTGGTAAGACGGCATTTGCTTTAAATATTGCTCAAAATGTTGGAACTAAGACAGATAAATCTGTTGCGATTTTTAGTTTAGAAATGAGTGCTGAATCATTAGTTAATCGGATGCTTTGTTCGGAAGGTTTAGTGGATGCGAGCCATTTAAAAACGGGGCAACTAACTGATGAAGAGTGGGATAACTTAATTATAGCAATGGGAAGTTTATCTCGAGCGAGTATCTTTATCGATGATACACCTGGGATTAAAATTTCTGAAATTCGAGCTAAATGTCGTAAATTAGCCCAAGAACAAGGTAATTTAGGCCTAATTTTAATCGATTATTTACAATTAATTGAAGGAACTGGTCGTGAAAATCGTCAGCAGGAAGTTTCCGAAATTTCTCGACAGTTGAAGAAATTATCTAAAGAGTTACATGTACCAGTTATTGCCTTGTCACAGTTATCTCGTGGTGTTGAGCAACGTCAGGATAAACGTCCGGTTTTAAGTGATATTCGTGAGTCAGGTTCGATTGAGCAAGATGCGGATATTGTGGCCTTTCTTTATCGTGATGATTACTACCAACGCGAAGGTGATGATGAAGATGGCGATAACCAAGCACCAAATAATGTGATTGAAGTAATTATTGAAAAGAACCGTAGTGGAGCACGTGGAACAGTCGAATTATTGTTTGTTAAAGAGTATAATAAATTTTCATCACTTTCGACACGTGAAGAGTATTAA